From Streptomyces sp. TLI_053, a single genomic window includes:
- a CDS encoding HAD-IIA family hydrolase yields MTETATTVRRTAPGGSEQPLTEAYDTALLDLDGVVYAGPDAIEYAVESLDAARAAGMRLAYVTNNASRPPRVVAGHLTELGVPAEAADVINSAQAAARVLAEKLPAGAKVLVVGGLGLEEALAERGLVAVRTLAEEPLAVVQGFDASVGWTHLAEASYAVQSGLPWVASNTDVTVPTARGIAPGNGMLVAAVRAATGVEPEVAGKPLPPMHRETVLRTGAKRPLVVGDRLDTDIEGAFNGGVDSLLVFTGVTTAAQLLAAPAEHRPTYLSADLRGLLTAHAPVTAAEDGGFGCGGFVAVARDGVLRLEGVGADRWDGLRALCAAAWTALDADGEPVDGRKALAELGF; encoded by the coding sequence ATGACCGAAACGGCCACCACCGTGCGACGGACCGCCCCGGGCGGCAGCGAGCAGCCGCTGACCGAGGCGTACGACACGGCACTGCTGGACCTCGACGGCGTGGTGTACGCCGGTCCGGACGCGATCGAGTACGCCGTGGAGTCGCTCGACGCGGCCCGCGCCGCCGGGATGCGGCTGGCGTACGTGACCAACAACGCCTCCCGGCCGCCCCGGGTGGTCGCCGGGCACCTGACCGAGCTGGGGGTGCCGGCCGAGGCGGCGGACGTGATCAACTCCGCCCAGGCCGCCGCCCGGGTGCTCGCCGAGAAGCTGCCGGCCGGTGCGAAGGTGCTGGTGGTCGGCGGGCTCGGCCTGGAGGAGGCGCTGGCCGAGCGCGGTCTGGTGGCCGTCCGGACGCTGGCCGAGGAGCCGCTGGCGGTGGTCCAGGGCTTCGACGCCTCGGTGGGGTGGACGCACCTGGCGGAGGCGTCCTACGCGGTGCAGTCCGGGCTGCCGTGGGTGGCGTCCAACACCGATGTGACGGTGCCGACCGCGCGCGGGATCGCGCCCGGCAACGGGATGCTGGTGGCGGCGGTGCGGGCGGCGACCGGGGTGGAGCCGGAGGTGGCGGGCAAGCCGCTGCCGCCGATGCACCGCGAGACGGTGCTGCGGACCGGCGCGAAGCGGCCGCTGGTGGTGGGTGACCGGCTGGACACCGACATCGAGGGCGCGTTCAACGGCGGGGTGGACAGCCTGCTGGTGTTCACCGGGGTGACGACGGCGGCGCAGCTGCTGGCGGCACCGGCCGAGCACCGGCCGACGTACCTGTCGGCGGACCTGCGGGGGCTGCTGACCGCGCACGCGCCGGTCACGGCGGCGGAGGACGGCGGGTTCGGCTGCGGCGGCTTCGTCGCGGTGGCGCGGGACGGCGTGCTGCGGCTGGAGGGTGTCGGGGCGGACCGCTGGGACGGTCTGCGGGCGCTGTGCGCGGCGGCCTGGACGGCGCTGGACGCGGACGGCGAGCCGGTGGACGGCCGGAAGGCGCTGGCCGAGCTGGGGTTCTGA
- the recN gene encoding DNA repair protein RecN, which produces MRIRDLGVIDDAVVELAPGFTAVTGETGAGKTMVVTSLGLLLGGRADPGLVRNGSERAVVEGRLQLPPGSPVAARAAEAGAELDDGALLISRTVSAEGRSRAHVGGRSVPVGLLTELGEDLVAVHGQTDQQRLLRPARQRGALDRYAGESVAEPLARYREVYRRLREVSSTLEELTTRARERAQEADLLRFGLDEVAAAEPVAGEDEGLSAEAERLGHADALSSAATLAHAALAGDPADPEALDAGTLLAQSRRALDAVRHHDERLAALADRLNEVGYLLADVAGDLAGYADDLDADPVRLAAVEDRRAVLSQLLRKYGGPENSLAEVIAWAEEGSARLAELDGDDERIDELGARETALRGELAELAAEVSAARQAAAGRFAAAVSAELAELAMPHARVTFAISQVDDLSGIEIEGRTVAYGPHGVDEVEVLLAPHPGAQPRPIAKGASGGELSRVMLAVEVVFAGADPVPTYLFDEVDAGVGGKAAVEIGRRLAKLAESAQVVVVTHLPQVAAFADRHLVVEKTNDGTVTRSGVKVLSDEERVRELSRMLAGLEDSELGRAHAEELLAAARAPRHR; this is translated from the coding sequence ATGCGGATACGGGATCTCGGGGTCATCGACGACGCGGTCGTCGAACTGGCCCCCGGCTTCACAGCGGTGACCGGGGAGACCGGAGCCGGCAAGACCATGGTGGTGACCAGCCTCGGCCTGCTGCTCGGCGGCCGGGCCGACCCGGGCCTGGTGCGCAACGGCAGCGAGCGCGCGGTCGTCGAGGGGCGCCTGCAACTGCCGCCCGGCTCGCCGGTGGCCGCCCGCGCCGCCGAGGCCGGCGCCGAGCTCGACGACGGCGCGCTGCTGATCAGCCGGACCGTCTCCGCCGAGGGCCGCTCCCGCGCCCACGTCGGCGGCCGGTCCGTCCCGGTCGGCCTGCTCACCGAGCTCGGCGAGGACCTCGTCGCCGTGCACGGCCAGACCGACCAGCAGCGGCTGCTGCGCCCGGCCCGCCAGCGCGGCGCGCTGGACCGGTACGCGGGCGAGTCGGTGGCCGAGCCGCTGGCCCGCTACCGCGAGGTGTACCGCCGGCTGCGCGAGGTCTCCTCGACGCTGGAGGAGCTGACCACCCGGGCCCGTGAGCGGGCCCAGGAGGCCGACCTGCTGCGGTTCGGCCTCGACGAGGTCGCCGCCGCCGAACCGGTGGCCGGCGAGGACGAGGGGCTGTCCGCAGAGGCCGAGCGGCTCGGCCACGCCGACGCGCTCTCCTCCGCCGCGACCCTCGCCCACGCCGCCCTGGCCGGCGACCCGGCCGACCCGGAGGCACTGGACGCCGGCACCCTGCTCGCCCAGTCCCGCCGCGCGCTGGACGCCGTCCGCCACCACGACGAGCGGCTCGCCGCCCTCGCCGACCGGCTCAACGAGGTCGGCTACCTGCTCGCCGACGTGGCCGGCGACCTGGCCGGCTACGCCGACGACCTGGACGCCGACCCGGTCCGCCTGGCCGCCGTCGAGGACCGCCGGGCCGTGCTGTCCCAGCTGCTGCGCAAGTACGGCGGCCCGGAGAACTCGCTGGCCGAGGTGATCGCCTGGGCCGAGGAGGGCTCCGCCCGGCTCGCCGAGCTCGACGGCGACGACGAGCGGATCGACGAGCTCGGCGCCCGGGAGACCGCCCTCCGCGGCGAGCTGGCCGAACTCGCGGCCGAGGTGTCGGCCGCCCGGCAGGCCGCCGCCGGGCGCTTCGCGGCCGCCGTCTCCGCCGAACTCGCCGAACTGGCGATGCCGCACGCCCGGGTCACCTTCGCGATCAGCCAGGTCGACGACCTGTCCGGGATCGAGATCGAGGGCCGGACCGTCGCCTACGGGCCGCACGGCGTGGACGAGGTCGAGGTGCTGCTGGCGCCGCACCCCGGCGCCCAGCCCCGGCCGATCGCCAAGGGCGCCTCGGGCGGCGAGCTGTCCCGGGTGATGCTCGCCGTCGAGGTGGTCTTCGCCGGCGCCGACCCCGTCCCCACCTACCTGTTCGACGAGGTGGACGCGGGCGTCGGCGGCAAGGCGGCGGTCGAGATCGGCCGCCGGCTCGCCAAGCTCGCCGAGAGCGCCCAGGTCGTCGTGGTCACCCACCTGCCGCAGGTGGCGGCCTTCGCCGACCGCCACCTCGTGGTCGAGAAGACCAACGACGGCACCGTGACCCGCAGCGGCGTCAAGGTGCTGAGTGACGAGGAGCGGGTCCGCGAGCTCTCCCGGATGCTGGCCGGCCTGGAGGACTCCGAGCTCGGCCGGGCGCACGCGGAGGAGTTGCTCGCCGCGGCCCGCGCCCCCCGCCACCGCTGA
- a CDS encoding TlyA family RNA methyltransferase has protein sequence MARRRLDAELVRRKLARSREHASELIAAGRVTVGGATATKPATQVETSAAVVVAKDDNDPDYVSRGGHKLAGAFAAFVPQGLVVEGRRALDAGASTGGFTDVLLRAGAARVLAVDVGYGQLAWSLQSDDRVTVMDRTNVRELTPEMIGGTPVDLVVGDLSFISLGLVLPALAGCAAPDADLVLMVKPQFEIGKERLGSGGVVRSPQLRAEMVRQVAGQAWELGLGVRAVTASPLPGPSGNVEYFLWMRRDAPRLDPAEADRAVAEGPR, from the coding sequence GTGGCACGACGCCGACTCGACGCGGAGCTGGTCCGCCGCAAGCTGGCCCGGTCGCGGGAGCACGCCTCGGAGCTGATCGCGGCCGGCCGGGTGACCGTCGGCGGGGCCACCGCGACCAAACCGGCCACCCAGGTGGAGACCTCGGCGGCGGTCGTGGTGGCCAAGGACGACAACGATCCCGACTACGTGTCGCGCGGCGGCCACAAGCTCGCCGGGGCGTTCGCGGCGTTCGTGCCGCAGGGCCTGGTCGTCGAGGGCCGCCGGGCGCTGGACGCGGGCGCGTCCACCGGAGGGTTCACCGATGTGCTGCTGCGGGCGGGCGCCGCCCGGGTGCTGGCGGTCGACGTCGGCTACGGGCAGCTGGCCTGGTCGCTGCAGAGCGACGACCGGGTGACCGTGATGGACCGCACCAACGTCCGGGAGCTGACCCCGGAGATGATCGGCGGCACCCCGGTCGACCTGGTGGTGGGGGACCTCTCCTTCATCTCGCTGGGCCTGGTGCTGCCCGCGCTGGCCGGCTGCGCCGCCCCGGACGCCGACCTGGTGCTGATGGTCAAGCCGCAGTTCGAGATCGGCAAGGAGCGCCTCGGCAGCGGCGGTGTGGTGCGCAGCCCGCAGCTGCGCGCCGAGATGGTGCGCCAGGTGGCCGGGCAGGCGTGGGAGCTCGGGCTGGGCGTGCGGGCGGTCACCGCGAGCCCGCTGCCGGGTCCGTCGGGCAATGTCGAGTACTTCCTCTGGATGCGCCGGGACGCACCGCGGCTGGACCCCGCGGAGGCGGACCGGGCCGTCGCCGAGGGCCCCCGATAG
- a CDS encoding SCP2 sterol-binding domain-containing protein, whose protein sequence is MANAEECREALEQLSHNLAKATGDVRTAAGLDRSLSCRITDLDLTFTGQLRSGSIHDVEQHPGSPTGKADIRLTMSSDDLLALVGGRLNFASAWVGGRVKLEAGFRDLLRLRTLL, encoded by the coding sequence ATGGCCAACGCCGAGGAGTGCCGCGAGGCGCTGGAGCAGCTCAGCCACAACCTCGCCAAGGCCACCGGCGACGTCCGCACGGCGGCCGGCCTCGACCGCTCGCTCAGCTGCCGGATCACCGACCTCGACCTGACCTTCACCGGGCAGCTGCGCTCCGGGAGCATCCACGACGTCGAGCAGCACCCCGGCAGCCCGACCGGCAAGGCGGACATCCGGCTCACCATGAGCAGCGACGACCTGCTCGCTCTGGTCGGCGGCCGGCTCAACTTCGCCTCGGCCTGGGTCGGCGGCCGGGTCAAGCTGGAGGCGGGCTTCCGCGACCTGCTGCGGCTGCGCACCCTGCTCTGA
- the tyrS gene encoding tyrosine--tRNA ligase, whose protein sequence is MTDIVDELQWRGLIALSTDEDALRKAFADGPVTFYCGFDPTAPSLHLGNLVQILTMRRIQQAGNLPLGLVGGATGLIGDPKPTAERVLNDPETVSAWVERLRGQISRFLDFDGPYAARMVNNLDWTSGMSAISLLRDVGKYFRVNNMIAKEAVARRLNSDAGISYTEFSYQILQGMDYLELNRRYGCALQTGGSDQWGNLTAGTDLIRKADGKSVHALATPLIVKADGTKFGKTESGTVWLDPELTTPYAFYQFWLNADDRDVPNFLRIFSFRSKEEVEELERETTERPAARLAQRALAEELTTLVHGAEQYERAVAASKALFGQGDLADLEAPTLAAALAEVPKAEVTELQPIVDLLVAVGLSPSRSAARRTIKEGGAYLNNVKVTDEEAVPAEADLLHGRWLVLRRGKRNLAAAELIK, encoded by the coding sequence GTGACGGACATCGTCGACGAGCTGCAGTGGCGTGGGCTGATCGCCCTGTCCACCGACGAGGACGCACTGCGCAAGGCGTTCGCGGACGGCCCGGTCACGTTCTATTGCGGCTTCGACCCGACGGCGCCCAGCCTGCACCTCGGCAACCTGGTCCAGATCCTCACCATGCGCCGCATCCAGCAGGCGGGGAACCTCCCGCTCGGCCTGGTCGGCGGCGCCACCGGTCTGATCGGTGACCCGAAGCCCACGGCCGAGCGCGTGCTCAACGACCCCGAGACGGTGTCCGCCTGGGTCGAGCGCCTGCGTGGCCAGATCTCGCGGTTCCTCGACTTCGACGGCCCGTACGCGGCGCGCATGGTGAACAACCTGGACTGGACCTCCGGGATGTCCGCGATCAGCCTGCTGCGCGACGTGGGCAAGTACTTCCGCGTCAACAACATGATCGCCAAGGAGGCCGTCGCCCGACGGCTCAACTCCGACGCGGGCATCAGCTACACCGAGTTCAGCTACCAGATCCTCCAGGGCATGGACTACCTGGAGCTGAACCGCCGCTACGGCTGCGCGCTGCAGACCGGCGGCAGCGACCAGTGGGGCAACCTCACGGCCGGCACGGACCTGATCCGCAAGGCCGACGGCAAGTCCGTGCACGCGCTGGCCACGCCGCTGATCGTCAAGGCCGACGGCACCAAGTTCGGCAAGACGGAGTCCGGCACGGTCTGGCTCGACCCCGAGCTGACCACCCCGTACGCCTTCTACCAGTTCTGGCTGAACGCGGACGACCGGGACGTCCCCAACTTCCTGCGGATCTTCAGCTTCCGCTCGAAGGAGGAGGTCGAGGAGCTGGAGCGCGAGACCACCGAGCGCCCGGCCGCCCGCCTCGCCCAGCGCGCGCTGGCCGAGGAGCTGACCACCCTGGTGCACGGCGCCGAGCAGTACGAGCGCGCGGTCGCCGCGTCCAAGGCACTGTTCGGCCAGGGCGACCTCGCCGACCTGGAGGCCCCGACCCTGGCGGCGGCGCTGGCCGAGGTCCCCAAGGCCGAGGTCACCGAGCTCCAGCCGATCGTCGACCTGCTGGTCGCCGTCGGTCTCTCCCCGAGTCGTTCGGCCGCGCGCCGGACGATCAAGGAGGGCGGTGCCTACCTCAACAACGTCAAGGTGACGGACGAGGAGGCGGTGCCGGCCGAGGCCGATCTGCTGCACGGCCGCTGGCTGGTCCTGCGCCGCGGCAAGCGGAACCTGGCCGCCGCCGAGCTGATCAAGTGA
- a CDS encoding tetratricopeptide repeat protein codes for MPIPEDVTGFEIDADVRQELKSLPKTLADDVARNLVMVARLLDDEPEEAYQYSRVALRLASRVAAVREAAGFASYVTQRYSEALTEFRAARRMTGRADLWPVMADCERGLGRPEKALAMAGEPEVKQLDKAGQVEMRLVAAGARGDMEQFEAAVVTLQSSELASSAVHPWTARLRYAYAEALIAAGRGDEARDWFAKAVEADTDGTTNAAERLAEIDGVEFIDALDPELAEEEAEQAAEPAARKGGEASDERVIFEDEEDVEEFYDEDDLEIDEEFDGVVPERPAARDDK; via the coding sequence CTGCCGATCCCCGAGGACGTCACCGGCTTCGAGATCGACGCGGATGTGCGCCAGGAGCTCAAGAGCCTGCCCAAGACGCTCGCGGACGATGTCGCCCGCAACCTGGTGATGGTCGCCCGCCTGCTCGACGACGAGCCGGAGGAGGCCTACCAGTACTCGCGCGTCGCGCTCCGGCTGGCCTCCCGCGTCGCCGCCGTCCGTGAGGCGGCCGGTTTCGCCTCGTACGTGACCCAGCGCTACTCGGAGGCGCTGACCGAGTTCCGCGCCGCCCGCCGGATGACCGGTCGCGCGGACCTGTGGCCGGTGATGGCCGACTGCGAGCGTGGCCTGGGCCGCCCGGAGAAGGCGCTGGCGATGGCCGGCGAGCCCGAGGTGAAGCAGCTGGACAAGGCCGGCCAGGTCGAGATGCGTCTCGTGGCGGCCGGTGCGCGCGGTGACATGGAGCAGTTCGAGGCTGCCGTCGTCACCCTGCAGAGCTCCGAGCTGGCCTCGTCCGCGGTGCACCCGTGGACCGCGCGCCTGCGTTACGCCTACGCCGAGGCGCTGATCGCGGCCGGCCGTGGCGACGAGGCCCGTGACTGGTTCGCCAAGGCCGTCGAGGCCGACACCGACGGCACCACCAACGCCGCCGAGCGTCTCGCCGAGATCGACGGTGTGGAGTTCATCGACGCCCTCGACCCGGAGCTCGCCGAGGAGGAGGCCGAGCAGGCCGCCGAGCCGGCCGCCCGCAAGGGTGGCGAGGCCTCGGACGAGCGGGTCATCTTCGAGGACGAGGAGGACGTCGAGGAGTTCTACGACGAGGACGACCTCGAGATCGACGAGGAGTTCGACGGCGTGGTGCCGGAGCGTCCCGCCGCCCGCGACGACAAGTAG
- a CDS encoding PLP-dependent aminotransferase family protein, protein MADWQTTVAPPALARLLATARLPEPPGAARRPAYRALAARIRLLVSEGRLPVGARLPAERELALALGLSRTTVATAYEALRDEGYLRSRRGAGSWTALPEGSAPPSDALHPVPPDEQGDILDLGVAALPAPQPFLSAAAARAVEQLPAYAAGHGHYPTGVPVLREAVARRFTERGLPTTPEQILITIGAMGALHLVRQALLGRGDRVAVEAPSYAHTLQALRLSEARPVPVPLLDARPGPDRGEGPRWDLSEWRRVLGGAAPKAAYVIPDFHNPTGALIDEEQRRELLAAARSAGAVVLVDETTAELGWGLPEGAALPRPTAALDRAAQVVTVGSAGKLLWGGLRIGWVRAAPALVRRLATTRVYSDVGAPVLDQLIAAELLAEDLPAVRAHQLTRLRDTAEAFGTALREQLPHWRFTVPPGGLSFWVATGGVSGTALARAGERSGVRLAAGNRFGSDGAFEHHVRIPLTVPAPAVPAAVRRLAATAARAEDDGGWRGTDDNQPLAV, encoded by the coding sequence TTGGCCGACTGGCAGACCACCGTCGCTCCCCCGGCGCTCGCCCGGCTGCTCGCCACCGCGCGGCTGCCCGAACCGCCCGGCGCCGCCCGCCGCCCGGCCTACCGCGCCCTAGCCGCCCGGATCCGGCTACTGGTCTCCGAGGGCCGGCTGCCGGTCGGCGCCCGACTGCCCGCCGAACGCGAACTCGCCCTGGCCCTGGGACTCAGCCGCACCACCGTCGCCACCGCCTACGAGGCCCTGCGGGACGAGGGGTACCTGCGCAGCCGACGCGGCGCCGGCAGCTGGACCGCCCTGCCCGAGGGCTCCGCCCCGCCCAGCGACGCCCTGCACCCCGTCCCGCCGGACGAGCAGGGCGACATCCTGGACCTCGGCGTCGCCGCGCTGCCCGCCCCCCAGCCCTTCCTCTCCGCGGCCGCCGCCCGCGCCGTCGAACAACTGCCCGCCTACGCCGCCGGGCACGGCCACTACCCGACCGGGGTCCCGGTGCTGCGCGAGGCCGTGGCCCGCCGCTTCACCGAACGCGGCCTGCCGACCACCCCGGAGCAGATCCTGATCACCATCGGCGCGATGGGCGCCCTGCACCTGGTCCGGCAGGCCCTGCTCGGCCGGGGCGACCGGGTCGCCGTCGAGGCCCCCAGCTACGCCCACACCCTCCAGGCGCTGCGGCTCAGCGAGGCCCGGCCGGTCCCCGTGCCCCTCCTCGACGCGCGCCCGGGGCCGGACCGCGGCGAGGGCCCGCGCTGGGACCTCTCCGAGTGGCGGCGGGTACTGGGCGGGGCCGCGCCGAAGGCCGCCTACGTGATCCCCGACTTCCACAACCCCACCGGCGCGCTGATCGACGAGGAGCAGCGGCGCGAACTGCTCGCCGCCGCCCGGTCCGCCGGCGCCGTGGTCCTGGTCGACGAGACCACCGCCGAACTCGGCTGGGGCCTGCCCGAGGGCGCGGCGCTCCCCCGCCCGACCGCCGCGCTGGACCGCGCCGCCCAGGTGGTCACGGTCGGCTCGGCCGGCAAGCTGCTCTGGGGCGGTCTGCGGATCGGCTGGGTGCGCGCCGCCCCCGCGCTGGTCCGCCGGCTGGCCACCACCCGGGTCTACAGCGACGTCGGCGCCCCCGTGCTGGACCAGCTGATCGCCGCCGAACTGCTGGCCGAGGACCTGCCCGCGGTCCGCGCGCACCAGCTGACCCGGCTGCGGGACACCGCCGAGGCGTTCGGCACCGCCCTGCGCGAACAGCTGCCGCACTGGCGCTTCACCGTGCCGCCGGGCGGCCTGTCGTTCTGGGTCGCCACCGGCGGGGTCTCGGGCACGGCGCTGGCCCGGGCGGGCGAGCGCTCCGGGGTCCGGCTCGCGGCCGGCAACCGGTTCGGCTCCGACGGCGCGTTCGAGCACCACGTCCGGATCCCGCTCACCGTGCCCGCCCCGGCCGTGCCGGCCGCGGTCCGCCGGCTGGCGGCGACCGCCGCCCGCGCCGAGGACGACGGCGGGTGGCGGGGCACCGACGACAACCAGCCGCTCGCGGTCTGA
- a CDS encoding NAD kinase: protein MSDERTVFLIAHTGREAALRSVEGLVHGLLKAGIRIRLLAAEAVDLDLPDGVETVAGGPGAADGCELILVAGGDGTLLRGAELAREHGLPMLGINLGRVGFLAEAERDDLAVVVERVVDADYEVEERMTLDVIVRTNGDEVHHDWALNEASIEKAARERMLEVVTEVDGRPVSNFGCDGVVCATPTGSTAYAFSGGGPVVWPEVEALLMVPISAHALFARPLVASPDSVLAVEVQPKTPHGVLWCDGRRSVELPAGARVEVRRGQTPVRLARLHRAPFTDRLVAKFALPVTGWRGRADTA, encoded by the coding sequence ATGAGTGATGAACGTACGGTCTTCCTGATCGCGCACACGGGCCGCGAGGCGGCGCTGCGCAGTGTCGAGGGACTGGTGCACGGCCTGCTGAAGGCGGGGATCCGGATCAGACTGCTGGCTGCCGAGGCGGTCGACCTGGACCTGCCGGACGGGGTGGAGACGGTGGCCGGGGGACCGGGCGCGGCCGACGGCTGCGAGCTGATCCTGGTCGCCGGCGGGGACGGGACCCTGCTGCGCGGGGCGGAGCTGGCGCGTGAGCACGGGCTGCCGATGCTCGGCATCAACCTGGGCCGGGTCGGTTTCCTGGCCGAGGCGGAGCGGGACGACCTGGCGGTGGTGGTCGAGCGGGTGGTCGACGCCGACTACGAGGTCGAGGAGCGGATGACCCTCGATGTGATCGTCCGGACCAACGGCGACGAGGTGCACCACGACTGGGCGCTGAACGAGGCCTCGATCGAGAAGGCGGCCCGGGAGCGGATGCTCGAGGTGGTGACCGAGGTGGACGGCCGTCCGGTCTCCAACTTCGGTTGCGACGGCGTGGTGTGCGCCACGCCGACCGGCTCGACGGCGTACGCGTTCTCCGGCGGCGGGCCGGTGGTCTGGCCCGAGGTGGAGGCCCTGCTGATGGTGCCGATCAGCGCGCACGCGCTGTTCGCCCGGCCGCTGGTGGCCTCGCCGGACTCGGTGCTGGCGGTGGAGGTGCAGCCGAAGACCCCGCACGGGGTGCTGTGGTGCGACGGCCGGCGTTCGGTCGAACTGCCCGCCGGGGCGCGGGTGGAGGTGCGCCGGGGGCAGACGCCGGTGCGGCTGGCCAGACTGCACCGGGCGCCGTTCACCGACCGGCTGGTGGCCAAGTTCGCGCTTCCGGTGACCGGTTGGCGCGGCCGGGCGGACACCGCCTGA
- a CDS encoding tetratricopeptide repeat protein: MEERDERVDDGAGGGGDPGGGGTAPSGQQQRSGEPEGDVYEWFRRGARLLAQGNPAAAEQLLARAAAAEPDSRSIREALARAQFDAGSYAAALENFRTVALADPSDDYAQFGWGVAAARLGDFETSAEHLALAVAMRPENDHYRAALRQTRATLAARAGAFGPLLPGAPGYLEPPAGAEGPAPGSTAGPGTTAGPEPTGDRDRRDG, from the coding sequence GTGGAGGAGCGCGACGAGCGGGTGGACGACGGCGCTGGTGGGGGTGGGGACCCGGGCGGCGGCGGGACGGCTCCGTCCGGGCAGCAGCAGCGGTCCGGTGAGCCGGAGGGCGACGTCTACGAGTGGTTCCGCCGGGGTGCTCGGCTGCTCGCGCAGGGGAACCCGGCGGCGGCGGAGCAACTGCTGGCCCGGGCGGCCGCGGCCGAGCCGGACTCGCGCAGCATCCGGGAGGCGCTGGCCCGGGCGCAGTTCGACGCGGGGTCGTACGCGGCGGCGCTGGAGAACTTCCGGACCGTGGCGCTGGCCGATCCGTCGGACGACTACGCTCAGTTCGGGTGGGGTGTGGCGGCGGCCCGGCTGGGTGATTTCGAGACCTCCGCCGAGCATCTGGCGCTGGCCGTGGCGATGCGGCCGGAGAACGACCACTACCGGGCCGCACTGCGGCAGACCCGCGCGACGCTGGCGGCCCGGGCCGGGGCGTTCGGTCCGCTGCTGCCGGGGGCGCCGGGTTACCTGGAGCCGCCGGCCGGGGCGGAGGGGCCGGCTCCGGGAAGCACGGCGGGCCCGGGAACCACGGCGGGGCCGGAGCCGACCGGTGATCGGGACCGGCGGGACGGCTGA
- a CDS encoding DUF1015 domain-containing protein, protein MSTPSAESGVESPQGGPGNPGHVATAGLSLSPFRGLRYDPDRVGALAAVTSPPYDVVDPGRRLDLETADPHNVVRLILPRPEPEDTGDRPDRDTRYRHAARLLREWQREGVLAADPEPALYVYEQRVPAADGGAEVLQRGLIGALAVSGSEAGVVLPHEDVMPRPVADRVGLMRTTRANLEPLLLTYRGSGGASAVIERAVRTEPLLTTTTTDGTHHRLWAVTDPAEIAEIGRDLATCRALIADGHHRWEMYLRLQREHRHLPRSPWDRGLVLLVDTARYPLRVRAIHRVLYRLPVEEALARLGGQWQVKEVPGPLDAALQALAEQKRHGGSGFLLTGGDGVYHLVTDPDEALLDATVPQDKPEEWRHLDATVLHATLLDHTWRVPDGPDDIGYLHTAASAEREAARSGGTAVLLHPVRESVVRRLAEQGVTMPRKSTSFGPKPATGLVLRNLELG, encoded by the coding sequence ATGAGCACACCCAGTGCAGAAAGCGGAGTGGAGTCTCCGCAGGGCGGCCCCGGCAATCCCGGCCACGTCGCCACCGCAGGCCTGTCCCTGTCCCCCTTCCGCGGCCTCCGCTACGACCCCGACCGGGTCGGCGCGCTGGCCGCCGTCACCTCACCGCCGTACGACGTCGTCGACCCCGGCCGACGGCTCGACCTGGAGACCGCCGACCCGCACAACGTGGTCCGGCTGATCCTGCCGCGCCCCGAACCCGAGGACACCGGCGACCGCCCCGACCGCGACACCCGCTACCGGCACGCCGCCAGGCTGCTGCGCGAGTGGCAGCGCGAGGGCGTCCTGGCCGCCGACCCCGAGCCGGCCCTCTACGTGTACGAGCAGCGCGTCCCCGCCGCCGACGGCGGCGCGGAGGTCCTCCAGCGCGGACTCATCGGCGCCCTCGCCGTCAGCGGCAGCGAGGCCGGCGTGGTCCTCCCCCACGAGGACGTGATGCCCAGACCGGTCGCCGACCGGGTCGGCCTGATGCGCACCACCCGGGCCAACCTCGAACCGCTGCTGCTCACCTACCGGGGCAGCGGCGGGGCGTCCGCCGTGATCGAGCGCGCCGTCCGCACGGAGCCGCTGCTCACCACGACCACCACCGACGGCACCCACCACCGGCTGTGGGCGGTCACCGACCCGGCCGAGATCGCCGAGATCGGCCGCGACCTGGCCACCTGCCGCGCCCTGATCGCCGACGGTCACCACCGCTGGGAGATGTACCTGCGCCTCCAGCGCGAGCACCGGCACCTGCCCCGCAGCCCCTGGGACCGCGGCCTGGTCCTGCTGGTCGACACCGCCCGCTATCCGCTCCGGGTGCGGGCCATCCACCGGGTGCTCTACCGGCTGCCGGTCGAGGAGGCCCTGGCCCGGCTCGGCGGCCAGTGGCAGGTCAAGGAGGTCCCCGGTCCGCTGGACGCCGCGCTGCAGGCACTCGCCGAGCAGAAGCGGCACGGCGGCAGCGGCTTCCTGCTCACCGGCGGGGACGGCGTCTACCACCTCGTCACCGACCCCGACGAGGCGCTGCTCGACGCCACCGTGCCGCAGGACAAGCCCGAGGAGTGGCGCCACCTGGACGCCACCGTCCTGCACGCCACCCTGCTCGACCACACCTGGCGGGTCCCCGACGGCCCCGACGACATCGGCTACCTGCACACCGCGGCCTCCGCCGAGCGCGAAGCCGCCCGCAGCGGCGGCACGGCCGTCCTGCTGCACCCGGTCCGCGAGAGCGTGGTCCGCCGGCTCGCCGAACAGGGCGTCACCATGCCGCGCAAGTCCACCTCCTTCGGCCCGAAGCCGGCCACCGGTCTGGTGCTGCGAAACCTGGAACTGGGCTGA